A stretch of the Massilia sp. W12 genome encodes the following:
- a CDS encoding alpha-2-macroglobulin, which translates to MDRLHALVANCVRMPWRFFYACSRILLMPFAWLVRILLGSWQAPPWHGWLALRMQRAGEWAALRAAWVALFVIGGAGLAAAPHLKKADWQEWFDRYRDVRPDRPGKAQALQGGIQISAPTAMNLEHDSKPRPLVLQFAQSVAPLSAAGAEGGDLKLTPALPGKWIWKDARQLEFHPQQEWPIDVAYRVSFGPKALAPHIQTPPELSFHSPRFVIQAQDGGFYQDPEQYSLRKAVFELHFSHPVEPAALEKKLQLSFDGSESALFVHPGAARKFNVIWDKYKTRAAIHSEALKIPAQSLALNLQIEAGLQAARGGNRIEEKISKAVQIPGLYSLDISEVKYAVVSNNLGEPENVLLITAGMAVHEKEIKRALQAWLLPERGKQDEAWSDVDAVREEDLKAGGALKLELLPAERDNGQTHRFKFQAEAGRQVFIRVQKGLKSLGGYQLGQERKDILRIKHSAPELAIMSRGSLMALSGDKKLPLLVRDLPAVRVEIGRLLPQQLQHLVALSQGDMSKPEFYHGMNQDSLSERFVKDFTFAKKRGKTRYESVDFSQYLHSDEKDRRGVFLLTVQGYDPAAKPDQAAYLQPDFALQPHEADSGEHGGEDGAQDEEQINWARMRDRRLVLVTDMALLAKRAADGSQDVFVQSIQSGQPVAGAQIEVWGRNGQVLQSQQSNAQGHVRLPSTEGFKREKAPAVLVAKKGGDLSFLPLGGNQRNLDLSRFDVGGVQMAALPNQIQAMLFSDRGMYRPGDTMHIGIIAKAAGWNQKLNDLPVEAEVIDARGLTVKKQKFKLGAGGMAEFSYATQDSSPTGNYTIKLNLAHDNGSADPAAPDSNALQLGSVTVKVQEFMPDRSKLALRLSKSAEQGWISPQDLKLLINVQNLFGAPGQNRRVSGKLTLTPAWPAFDKFPEYTFTDPGRKKEQRQEDLAETKTDQDGNAQIELPLQQYEGAVYRLHALVKAFEPEGGRSVAAEVATLVSERPFMLGWKADGDLSYVKRNAVRNLSWLALKANLQKVAAKDLRLQRIERNVLSVLVKQSNGTLKYESRASEKVLSETPFALAADGAKHILASHTPGNFAYVIRDQAGLELARVLYSVAGEANVARELDRNAELQLSLNKKDYNPGEEIEISLRAPYKGMGLITIERDKVYAHKWFSADTSASLQKITLPKDFDGNGYVSVQFARDLASDEIYMSPLSYGVAPFAVNLARRSNSIKLSSTEKLQPGQNVKIRLELKQPGRAFVFAVDEGILQVARYQTPDPLKFFFQKRALEVSTNQSLDLILPEFKKLMAAAAPGGDAEGALGKHLNPFKRKTDKPVVFWSGLIDVAGSKELSYTVPDYFNGALRVMAVVVNDDTVASAASTSLVRGDLILQPNAPLALSPGDQVEVGVGVSNNLAGSGKQAPVLLNLQVAPGLEVVGAAQQTIKVNEAGEASTKFIVKARAGAQARLGSAALVFSAQLKGAKARHASEISVRPASAHVTLVQSGRFKGSGEIAAQGNFYATLHSSEIAISSTPWAISSALLQYLNAYPYGCTEQISSQAAPAILLGARADLLKQLQQYSKGQTIEPKKTVERWLGQVRARQSADGGIGMWPGAQPDLFATAYVTHLALEAKERGIATANDLLQKSNAWLLRDLANSRSDKAHWRMQTYAAYLLTRQGVNVQAALMNLRQTHAHLIKQEKDSARRLQITRDLGAVYLAAALQIQKQDAAALDLLKPALDGLQESADEKKNWYWEYYADPMINSSMTVAIIGKHFPQRIKEAPPQFWDAMSRKIQDGYYQTHSSAALMLAIDAMSQAAQTSASGKLGVSAVDARGVASVLDIPKQLSLFALAVPAQSKKLRLQNGGDLPMFYAWSESGYESAAPQEAIHSGLEIMHEYLDEKGNRINQAEIGQEVTVRLRLRATRKYLPQVALVDLLPGGLEPVLNTPADDADPATPLWRQRLGQSKNAWNIHYADIREDRVILYGDVSTTMTEISYKARAANAGKFVVPPAYGEAMYERRIFGRSAADSFEVKAK; encoded by the coding sequence ATGGACAGATTACATGCTTTAGTCGCCAATTGTGTGCGCATGCCCTGGCGCTTTTTTTATGCGTGCAGCCGCATCCTGCTCATGCCCTTTGCCTGGCTCGTGCGCATCTTGTTGGGCAGCTGGCAGGCGCCGCCCTGGCATGGCTGGCTGGCGCTTCGTATGCAGCGCGCTGGCGAGTGGGCCGCCCTGCGCGCGGCTTGGGTGGCCCTGTTTGTCATCGGCGGCGCAGGCTTGGCGGCGGCGCCGCATCTGAAAAAAGCCGATTGGCAGGAATGGTTTGACCGTTATCGCGATGTGCGTCCCGACCGTCCGGGCAAGGCGCAGGCGCTGCAAGGCGGGATTCAAATCAGCGCGCCGACGGCGATGAATCTGGAGCATGACAGCAAGCCGCGTCCGCTGGTTTTGCAATTCGCGCAGTCCGTTGCGCCATTGAGCGCTGCCGGCGCGGAAGGCGGCGACCTGAAGCTCACGCCCGCCTTGCCCGGCAAATGGATCTGGAAAGACGCCAGACAGCTGGAATTTCATCCACAGCAGGAATGGCCCATCGATGTCGCGTATCGCGTCAGCTTCGGCCCAAAAGCCCTGGCGCCGCATATTCAAACCCCGCCCGAACTCAGCTTTCATTCACCACGGTTTGTGATCCAGGCCCAAGACGGCGGTTTTTATCAAGATCCTGAGCAATACAGCTTGCGCAAAGCGGTGTTCGAGCTGCATTTTTCCCATCCGGTGGAGCCGGCGGCGCTTGAGAAAAAGCTGCAACTCAGTTTTGACGGCAGCGAAAGCGCCTTGTTTGTGCATCCGGGCGCGGCCAGAAAATTCAATGTGATTTGGGATAAATATAAAACCCGCGCCGCGATTCACTCTGAAGCGCTGAAAATTCCGGCGCAAAGTCTGGCGCTGAATTTGCAGATTGAGGCCGGCCTGCAGGCGGCGCGCGGCGGCAACCGGATTGAGGAAAAAATCAGCAAAGCCGTGCAAATCCCCGGCTTGTACAGCCTGGATATCAGCGAGGTCAAGTATGCCGTGGTCAGCAATAATCTGGGCGAGCCGGAAAACGTTTTATTGATCACGGCGGGCATGGCGGTGCATGAAAAAGAAATCAAGCGCGCGCTGCAAGCCTGGCTGCTGCCGGAGCGCGGCAAACAGGATGAAGCCTGGAGCGATGTCGATGCCGTGCGCGAGGAGGATTTGAAAGCTGGCGGCGCGCTGAAATTGGAGCTGTTGCCGGCAGAGCGGGATAACGGGCAAACCCACCGTTTCAAATTCCAGGCAGAAGCCGGCCGCCAGGTGTTTATCCGTGTGCAAAAAGGCTTGAAGTCGCTTGGCGGCTATCAATTGGGACAGGAGCGCAAAGACATTTTGCGCATCAAACATTCCGCCCCGGAATTGGCGATTATGAGCCGTGGTTCCTTGATGGCGCTGTCAGGCGATAAAAAATTGCCCTTGCTGGTGCGCGATTTGCCGGCGGTGCGGGTCGAAATCGGGCGTTTGCTGCCGCAGCAATTGCAACATCTGGTTGCGTTGAGTCAGGGCGATATGAGCAAGCCCGAGTTTTATCACGGTATGAATCAGGACAGCTTGAGCGAGCGCTTTGTGAAAGATTTCACCTTCGCCAAAAAGCGCGGCAAAACCCGTTATGAAAGTGTGGATTTTTCACAATATCTGCATAGCGATGAAAAAGACAGGCGCGGCGTGTTTTTGCTAACCGTGCAAGGCTATGACCCGGCGGCCAAGCCTGATCAAGCGGCTTATTTGCAGCCCGATTTTGCGCTGCAGCCGCACGAAGCGGACAGCGGCGAGCACGGCGGCGAGGACGGCGCGCAAGATGAAGAGCAAATCAATTGGGCGCGCATGCGCGACCGCCGCCTGGTGCTGGTGACGGATATGGCGCTGCTGGCCAAGCGCGCCGCCGATGGCAGCCAGGATGTGTTTGTGCAATCGATTCAAAGCGGGCAGCCGGTGGCCGGCGCGCAGATTGAAGTCTGGGGCAGAAACGGTCAGGTGTTGCAAAGCCAGCAAAGCAATGCCCAGGGGCATGTGCGCCTGCCTTCTACCGAAGGTTTTAAGCGCGAAAAAGCGCCGGCTGTGCTGGTCGCCAAAAAAGGCGGCGATTTGAGTTTTCTGCCGCTGGGCGGCAATCAACGGAATTTGGATTTATCGCGCTTTGATGTCGGCGGCGTGCAAATGGCGGCCTTGCCGAATCAAATCCAGGCCATGCTGTTTTCTGATCGCGGCATGTACCGTCCCGGCGACACAATGCATATCGGCATCATCGCCAAAGCCGCCGGCTGGAACCAGAAATTGAACGATTTGCCGGTTGAGGCGGAAGTGATTGATGCGCGCGGCCTGACTGTGAAAAAACAAAAATTCAAACTCGGCGCGGGCGGCATGGCGGAATTTTCCTACGCCACTCAAGACAGTTCGCCTACCGGCAACTACACCATCAAATTGAATCTGGCGCATGACAATGGCAGTGCGGACCCGGCAGCGCCTGACAGCAATGCCCTGCAATTGGGCAGCGTCACGGTCAAAGTGCAGGAATTCATGCCCGATCGCAGCAAGCTGGCGCTGCGTTTGTCGAAATCGGCAGAGCAGGGCTGGATCAGCCCGCAAGACCTTAAGCTGTTGATCAATGTGCAAAATCTGTTCGGCGCGCCGGGACAGAACCGCCGCGTCAGCGGCAAACTGACCTTGACCCCGGCCTGGCCTGCATTTGACAAATTCCCGGAATACACCTTTACCGATCCAGGCCGCAAAAAAGAGCAGCGCCAGGAAGATCTGGCCGAGACCAAAACCGATCAGGACGGCAATGCGCAAATCGAACTGCCGCTGCAGCAATATGAGGGTGCGGTGTACCGTTTGCATGCCTTGGTCAAAGCGTTTGAGCCGGAAGGCGGGCGCAGCGTCGCCGCCGAAGTCGCAACCCTGGTTTCTGAGCGCCCCTTCATGCTGGGCTGGAAGGCGGATGGCGATTTGAGCTATGTCAAACGGAATGCGGTGCGCAATTTGTCCTGGCTGGCGCTGAAAGCCAATTTGCAAAAAGTGGCGGCCAAAGATTTACGTCTGCAGCGCATCGAACGCAATGTCTTATCGGTGCTGGTCAAGCAAAGCAATGGCACGCTCAAATATGAGTCGCGCGCCAGTGAGAAAGTGCTGAGTGAGACGCCGTTTGCGCTAGCTGCTGACGGCGCCAAACACATTCTGGCCAGTCACACCCCGGGCAATTTCGCGTATGTGATCCGGGATCAGGCCGGGCTGGAATTGGCGCGCGTCTTATACAGCGTGGCGGGGGAGGCGAATGTGGCGCGCGAACTCGACCGCAATGCCGAGCTGCAACTGAGCTTGAACAAAAAGGATTACAACCCCGGCGAAGAAATTGAAATCAGCCTGCGTGCGCCCTACAAAGGCATGGGCTTGATCACGATTGAACGCGACAAAGTGTATGCGCATAAATGGTTCAGCGCGGACACCAGCGCCTCGCTGCAAAAAATCACACTGCCGAAAGATTTTGACGGCAATGGCTATGTTTCGGTGCAATTCGCGCGCGATTTGGCTTCCGATGAAATCTATATGAGTCCACTGAGTTATGGCGTGGCGCCATTTGCCGTCAATCTGGCGCGCCGCAGCAACAGCATCAAGCTCAGTTCCACAGAAAAACTGCAGCCGGGACAGAACGTTAAAATCAGGCTGGAACTCAAGCAGCCGGGACGGGCCTTTGTATTTGCGGTGGATGAGGGGATTTTGCAGGTGGCGCGCTATCAAACGCCAGATCCTTTGAAGTTCTTTTTCCAAAAGCGCGCACTGGAAGTCAGCACCAATCAATCGCTGGATTTGATCTTGCCTGAATTTAAGAAATTGATGGCGGCGGCAGCGCCCGGCGGCGACGCCGAAGGCGCTTTGGGCAAGCATTTGAATCCTTTTAAGCGCAAAACCGATAAGCCGGTGGTGTTCTGGTCAGGCTTGATCGATGTCGCCGGCAGCAAGGAATTGAGCTATACCGTGCCGGACTATTTCAATGGCGCCTTGCGCGTGATGGCGGTGGTGGTGAATGATGACACGGTGGCCTCAGCCGCCAGCACCAGCCTGGTGCGCGGCGATTTGATCTTGCAGCCGAATGCGCCGCTGGCCTTAAGTCCGGGCGATCAGGTTGAGGTCGGCGTGGGCGTCTCCAACAATCTGGCCGGCAGCGGCAAACAAGCGCCGGTGCTGCTGAACTTGCAGGTCGCGCCAGGGCTTGAGGTGGTAGGCGCGGCGCAGCAAACAATCAAGGTGAATGAAGCGGGTGAAGCCAGCACAAAATTCATCGTCAAAGCGCGCGCCGGGGCGCAAGCCCGCCTGGGTTCGGCTGCGCTGGTGTTTTCGGCCCAACTAAAAGGGGCCAAAGCGCGCCATGCCAGCGAAATTTCAGTGCGTCCCGCCTCTGCGCATGTGACGCTGGTGCAAAGCGGGCGCTTTAAAGGCAGCGGTGAGATTGCCGCGCAGGGCAACTTCTACGCCACCCTGCACAGCAGTGAAATCGCGATTTCCAGCACGCCCTGGGCCATCAGCTCCGCTCTGCTGCAATACCTTAACGCCTATCCTTATGGCTGCACGGAGCAGATCAGCAGCCAGGCGGCGCCGGCGATTTTGCTTGGCGCGCGCGCCGATTTGCTCAAGCAATTGCAGCAATACAGCAAAGGCCAGACGATAGAGCCGAAAAAGACCGTCGAGCGCTGGTTGGGACAGGTGCGCGCGCGCCAGAGCGCGGATGGCGGGATTGGCATGTGGCCGGGCGCGCAGCCGGATTTATTCGCCACCGCCTATGTCACCCATCTGGCGCTGGAAGCAAAAGAGCGCGGCATCGCCACAGCCAATGATCTGCTGCAAAAAAGCAATGCCTGGCTGCTGCGCGATCTGGCCAACAGCCGCAGCGATAAAGCGCATTGGCGCATGCAAACTTACGCCGCCTATCTGCTGACGCGGCAGGGCGTGAATGTGCAGGCCGCCTTGATGAATTTGCGCCAGACCCATGCGCACTTGATCAAGCAGGAAAAAGACAGCGCCCGGCGTCTGCAGATCACGCGCGATCTCGGCGCGGTGTATCTGGCCGCCGCCTTGCAAATCCAAAAACAGGACGCCGCCGCACTCGACTTGCTGAAACCGGCTTTGGATGGTTTGCAAGAATCTGCCGACGAAAAGAAAAACTGGTATTGGGAATATTATGCCGACCCCATGATTAACAGCAGTATGACAGTGGCCATCATCGGCAAGCATTTCCCGCAACGCATCAAAGAGGCGCCGCCCCAGTTCTGGGACGCGATGAGTCGCAAGATCCAGGATGGCTATTACCAAACCCACAGTTCAGCGGCGCTGATGCTGGCGATTGATGCGATGTCGCAAGCGGCCCAGACTTCCGCCAGCGGCAAGCTGGGAGTGAGCGCGGTCGATGCGCGCGGCGTCGCCAGCGTGCTGGATATACCGAAACAGCTCAGCCTGTTTGCGCTCGCGGTACCGGCGCAAAGCAAAAAATTGCGCCTGCAAAATGGCGGCGATTTGCCCATGTTTTACGCCTGGAGCGAATCCGGCTACGAGAGCGCAGCGCCGCAAGAAGCGATTCATTCCGGCCTGGAAATCATGCATGAATATCTGGATGAAAAAGGCAATCGCATTAATCAAGCCGAAATCGGCCAGGAAGTGACGGTGCGCTTGCGCCTGCGCGCCACCCGGAAATATCTGCCCCAGGTCGCGCTGGTCGATTTACTGCCCGGCGGCTTAGAGCCGGTCTTGAATACGCCGGCGGACGACGCCGACCCCGCAACGCCGCTCTGGCGCCAGCGCCTGGGACAGAGTAAAAACGCCTGGAATATTCACTATGCCGACATACGCGAAGACCGGGTGATTTTGTATGGCGATGTCAGCACAACGATGACCGAAATCAGCTACAAAGCGCGGGCCGCCAACGCCGGTAAATTTGTGGTTCCGCCCGCGTATGGCGAGGCGATGTATGAACGGCGCATTTTTGGCCGCTCCGCCGCCGACAGCTTTGAGGTCAAGGCCAAATGA
- the pbpC gene encoding penicillin-binding protein 1C has product MSAHSRLRRSMQAAWRAGMYGAARLTARRRPPAPRVRPYRRAILVFALFVLSLAGLRLWPHAPLADHFASSRSVLAADGRLLRLSLAADGQYRLWTPLPQIAPSVREAVLLYEDRWFDWHPGVNPLALARAAYSSVSGGRRMGASTISMQLARRLYGIDSRSLHGKLWQIGAALWLEARYAKREILEAYLNSAPYGGNVEGVAAAALIYWNTPAHALNLAQALNLAVIPQNPNKRQGQAQRQSNPALQQARQRLAQRWRSLHPQDAAWLTPASLELPFARRNSLPFLAPHLSDMLLRGNPGRVLHSTIQPQRQALLERIMREYLKSRRSDGLRNASALLLDAATMQVQALVGSNDWFDPHIEGQVNGVLAKRSPGSTLKPFIYGLALDQGIIHAGSVLKDAPRHFGAFAPENFDGRYAGPLPAGQALIRSRNVPAVALAARLQQPGLYQFLRMAGVRNMQSEAHYGLALALGGGDLSMEELAGLYAMLYNQGRWQALRYLQDGGDRAQALPLLSAEAAYIVLDMLRQTPRPDSFAPARPAIAWKTGTSWGFHDAWTAGVFGRYVLVVWVGNFDNTPNPALIGVEAAAPLFLRMVDALRAEKLDSGEQAFSLPPRLQKIRVCSASGDLPDQDCPATSEVWSIAGVSPMQQSRLHRRVLLDMRSGQQVCAPSAHTRSVLLENWGTEMAKVYRDAGLPLRAAAAPASPCQNSAATPAVAPEITSPIRGVSHILRSRQSNAPLQLRAEASPGTELLWFADAALLGRSKAGASLAWTPPQAGRYILRVLDENGMADSRELVVEQME; this is encoded by the coding sequence ATGAGTGCGCACAGCCGTCTGCGCCGCAGCATGCAGGCGGCATGGCGCGCCGGCATGTATGGCGCGGCGCGTTTGACTGCGCGCCGCCGTCCGCCGGCGCCGCGCGTGCGGCCATACCGGCGCGCGATACTGGTTTTTGCGCTGTTTGTGCTGAGCCTGGCCGGCTTGCGTCTGTGGCCGCATGCGCCGCTGGCTGACCATTTCGCCTCTTCGCGCAGCGTGTTGGCCGCCGATGGCCGTTTATTGCGCCTGAGTCTGGCGGCAGATGGCCAATACCGGCTCTGGACGCCGTTGCCGCAGATTGCGCCATCCGTGCGCGAAGCGGTCTTGCTGTATGAAGACCGCTGGTTTGACTGGCATCCCGGCGTCAATCCGCTCGCCCTGGCGCGCGCAGCCTATAGCAGCGTCAGCGGCGGGCGGCGCATGGGGGCGTCCACCATCAGCATGCAATTGGCGCGCCGTCTGTATGGCATCGACAGCCGCAGCCTGCACGGCAAGCTGTGGCAAATCGGCGCGGCTTTGTGGCTGGAGGCGCGCTATGCCAAGCGCGAGATTCTGGAAGCTTATCTCAACAGTGCGCCCTATGGCGGCAATGTGGAAGGGGTGGCGGCGGCGGCGCTGATTTACTGGAATACGCCGGCGCATGCCTTGAATCTGGCGCAAGCGCTGAATCTGGCGGTGATTCCACAAAATCCGAATAAACGCCAGGGGCAAGCGCAAAGGCAAAGCAATCCGGCGCTGCAACAGGCGCGCCAACGGCTGGCGCAGCGCTGGCGCAGCCTTCATCCGCAAGATGCCGCCTGGCTCACGCCGGCCAGCCTGGAATTGCCATTCGCGCGCCGCAACAGCCTGCCTTTTCTGGCCCCGCATCTGAGCGATATGCTGTTGCGCGGCAATCCGGGACGCGTTTTGCACAGCACCATACAGCCGCAGCGCCAAGCCTTGTTGGAGCGCATCATGCGCGAGTATCTGAAAAGCCGCCGCAGCGACGGTTTGCGCAACGCCAGCGCGCTTTTGCTTGACGCCGCCACGATGCAAGTGCAAGCGCTGGTCGGCTCAAATGACTGGTTCGACCCGCATATCGAAGGGCAGGTGAATGGCGTGTTGGCGAAACGCTCGCCCGGCTCCACCTTAAAGCCTTTTATTTATGGGCTGGCGCTGGATCAGGGCATCATTCATGCCGGCAGCGTATTGAAAGACGCGCCGCGCCATTTCGGCGCATTCGCGCCGGAAAATTTTGATGGCCGCTACGCCGGCCCGCTGCCCGCCGGGCAAGCCCTGATCCGCAGCCGCAATGTGCCGGCGGTGGCGCTGGCGGCGCGCTTGCAGCAACCCGGTCTGTATCAGTTTCTGCGCATGGCCGGGGTGCGGAATATGCAAAGCGAAGCGCATTACGGCCTCGCGCTGGCGCTGGGCGGCGGCGATCTGAGCATGGAGGAATTGGCCGGCTTGTACGCCATGTTGTACAACCAGGGCCGCTGGCAAGCGCTGCGTTATTTGCAAGATGGTGGGGACAGGGCGCAGGCTTTGCCCTTGCTGTCAGCGGAAGCGGCGTATATCGTGCTCGATATGCTGCGGCAAACCCCGCGCCCGGACAGTTTTGCGCCGGCGCGCCCGGCGATTGCCTGGAAAACCGGCACCTCCTGGGGCTTTCATGACGCCTGGACGGCGGGCGTTTTCGGGCGCTATGTGCTGGTGGTGTGGGTCGGCAATTTTGATAATACGCCCAATCCGGCCCTGATCGGGGTGGAGGCGGCCGCGCCCCTGTTTTTGCGCATGGTGGACGCGCTGCGTGCGGAAAAACTCGATTCCGGCGAGCAAGCCTTCAGCCTGCCGCCGCGTCTGCAAAAAATCAGGGTGTGCAGCGCCAGCGGCGATTTGCCGGATCAAGACTGTCCAGCCACCAGCGAAGTGTGGAGCATCGCCGGCGTTTCGCCCATGCAGCAAAGCCGTTTGCACCGCCGCGTCTTGCTCGATATGCGCAGCGGGCAGCAGGTATGCGCTCCCTCGGCGCATACCCGCAGCGTGCTGCTGGAAAACTGGGGCACGGAAATGGCCAAGGTGTATCGTGACGCCGGCTTGCCGCTGCGCGCCGCCGCCGCGCCGGCCAGTCCCTGTCAAAACAGCGCCGCCACACCCGCCGTGGCGCCGGAAATCACCAGCCCGATACGCGGCGTCAGTCATATTTTGCGCAGCCGGCAAAGCAATGCGCCGCTGCAACTGCGCGCCGAAGCCAGTCCCGGGACAGAACTGCTGTGGTTTGCCGACGCCGCCTTGCTCGGACGCAGCAAGGCCGGGGCCAGTCTGGCATGGACGCCGCCGCAAGCCGGGCGCTATATTTTGCGGGTGCTGGATGAAAACGGGATGGCTGACAGCCGCGAGCTGGTGGTGGAGCAGATGGAATAG
- a CDS encoding KTSC domain-containing protein, with translation MKKINSGKLRAIGYDQGQRILRVELENGTALEYSGVGLDLWRRFSNSGVAWSFYRDNIEEEFPAKRGPARPASSAQRAALDDLFGGGEKKEDGGE, from the coding sequence ATGAAAAAAATCAACTCAGGCAAATTACGCGCAATCGGCTACGACCAAGGTCAGCGCATATTGCGGGTGGAATTGGAAAACGGCACAGCCTTGGAATACAGCGGCGTCGGCCTGGATTTGTGGCGGCGCTTTTCCAACAGCGGCGTGGCCTGGAGTTTTTACCGCGACAATATTGAAGAAGAATTCCCCGCCAAACGCGGCCCCGCCCGCCCGGCCTCATCCGCACAGCGCGCCGCCTTGGACGATTTGTTTGGCGGCGGCGAGAAAAAAGAGGATGGCGGGGAATAA